Proteins encoded in a region of the Streptomyces akebiae genome:
- the coaBC gene encoding bifunctional phosphopantothenoylcysteine decarboxylase/phosphopantothenate--cysteine ligase CoaBC — translation MGKPKVVLGVSGGIAAYKACELLRRLTESGHDVRVVPTDSALHFVGAATWSALSGNPVSTEVWESVHEVPHVRIGQEADLVVVAPATADMLAKAAHGLADDLLTNTLLTARCPVVFAPAMHTEMWEHPATQENVATLRRRGALVIDPAVGRLTGVDTGKGRLPDPAEIFEVCRRVLARGVTEPDLVGRHVVVTAGGTREPLDPVRFLGNRSSGKQGYALARTAAARGARVTLIEGNTGLPDPAGVDVVRIGTAVQLREAVLKAAPDADVVVMAAAVADFRPETYATGKIKKRDGQEPEPIVLVRNPDILAEISADRSRPGQMIVGFAAETDDVLANGRAKLARKGCDLLVVNEVGERKTFGSEENEAVVLGADGSETPVPYGPKEALAETVWDLVVSRLG, via the coding sequence GTGGGCAAGCCGAAGGTCGTTCTGGGGGTCAGCGGTGGGATCGCCGCCTACAAGGCGTGCGAGCTGCTGCGCCGACTGACCGAGTCCGGTCATGACGTACGGGTCGTGCCGACCGACTCGGCGCTGCACTTCGTCGGCGCCGCCACCTGGTCCGCGCTCTCCGGCAACCCGGTCTCCACCGAGGTCTGGGAGAGCGTCCACGAGGTGCCGCACGTACGCATCGGGCAGGAGGCCGATCTGGTCGTGGTCGCCCCGGCGACCGCCGACATGCTGGCCAAGGCCGCCCATGGCCTCGCCGACGACCTCCTCACCAACACCCTTCTCACCGCTCGCTGTCCGGTCGTCTTCGCACCCGCGATGCACACCGAGATGTGGGAACACCCGGCCACCCAGGAGAACGTGGCGACGCTCCGCCGCCGGGGCGCCCTCGTCATCGACCCCGCCGTGGGCAGGCTCACCGGCGTCGACACCGGCAAGGGCCGGCTGCCGGACCCCGCGGAGATCTTCGAGGTGTGCCGCCGGGTGCTGGCGCGGGGCGTCACGGAGCCGGATCTCGTCGGCCGGCACGTCGTGGTGACCGCCGGCGGCACCCGAGAGCCCCTCGACCCCGTCCGCTTCCTCGGCAACCGTTCCTCCGGCAAGCAGGGGTACGCCCTCGCCCGTACGGCCGCGGCGCGTGGCGCCCGGGTCACGCTGATCGAGGGCAACACCGGACTCCCGGACCCCGCCGGCGTGGACGTCGTGCGGATCGGTACGGCGGTCCAGCTGCGCGAGGCGGTGCTCAAGGCGGCTCCGGACGCGGACGTCGTGGTGATGGCGGCCGCCGTGGCGGACTTCCGCCCCGAGACCTACGCCACCGGCAAGATCAAGAAGAGGGACGGCCAGGAACCCGAGCCCATCGTCCTGGTGCGTAATCCGGACATCCTCGCGGAGATCTCCGCAGACCGTTCGCGCCCCGGCCAGATGATCGTCGGCTTCGCGGCCGAGACCGACGACGTCCTCGCCAACGGCCGCGCCAAACTGGCCCGCAAGGGGTGCGATCTGCTGGTGGTGAACGAGGTGGGGGAGCGCAAGACGTTCGGCTCCGAGGAGAACGAGGCCGTGGTGCTGGGAGCCGACGGAAGCGAGACACCGGTGCCCTACGGCCCCAAGGAAGCCCTGGCCGAAACGGTGTGGGACCTGGTGGTGAGCAGACTCGGGTGA
- the metK gene encoding methionine adenosyltransferase has protein sequence MSRRLFTSESVTEGHPDKIADQISDAILDALLREDPTSRVAVETLITTGLVHVAGEVTTKAYAPIAQLVRDTILDIGYDSSKKGFDGASCGVSVSIGAQSPDIAQGVDTAYESRVEGAATGEEGDELDKQGAGDQGLMFGYASDETPTLMPLPIFLAHRLSKRLSEVRKNGTIPYLRPDGKTQVTIEYDGDKAVRLDTVVVSSQHASDIDLESLLAPDIREFVVEPELKALLDDGIKLDTEGYRLLVNPTGRFEIGGPMGDAGLTGRKIIIDTYGGMARHGGGAFSGKDPSKVDRSAAYAMRWVAKNVVAAGLASRCEVQVAYAIGKAEPVGLFVETFGTAKVDTDRIEKAIDEVFDLRPAAIIRDLDLLRPIYGQTAAYGHFGRELPDFTWERTDRVEELRKAAGL, from the coding sequence GTGTCCCGTCGTCTGTTCACCTCGGAGTCAGTGACCGAGGGTCACCCCGACAAGATCGCTGACCAGATCAGCGATGCCATTCTCGATGCGCTCCTGCGCGAGGACCCCACGTCCCGTGTCGCAGTGGAGACGCTCATCACGACCGGCCTGGTGCACGTGGCCGGCGAGGTCACGACCAAGGCGTACGCGCCGATCGCCCAGCTGGTGCGCGACACCATCCTGGACATCGGCTACGACTCGTCGAAGAAGGGCTTCGACGGCGCTTCCTGCGGTGTGTCGGTGTCGATCGGAGCGCAGTCCCCGGACATCGCGCAGGGTGTGGACACGGCGTACGAGTCGCGGGTCGAGGGTGCCGCCACAGGTGAAGAAGGCGACGAGCTGGACAAGCAGGGTGCGGGCGATCAGGGCCTGATGTTCGGCTACGCCTCGGACGAGACGCCGACGCTGATGCCGCTGCCGATCTTCCTGGCGCACCGCCTGTCGAAGCGCCTCTCCGAGGTCCGCAAGAACGGCACCATCCCCTACCTCCGTCCCGACGGCAAGACCCAGGTCACCATCGAGTACGACGGTGACAAGGCGGTCCGTCTGGACACGGTCGTCGTCTCCTCCCAGCACGCCAGCGACATCGACCTGGAGTCCCTCCTCGCCCCGGACATCCGCGAGTTCGTGGTGGAGCCCGAGCTGAAGGCCCTCCTGGACGACGGCATCAAGCTGGACACCGAGGGCTACCGCCTGCTGGTCAACCCGACCGGCCGCTTCGAGATCGGCGGCCCGATGGGCGACGCCGGCCTCACCGGCCGCAAGATCATCATCGACACGTACGGCGGTATGGCCCGCCACGGCGGCGGCGCCTTCTCCGGCAAGGACCCGTCCAAGGTCGACCGCTCCGCCGCGTACGCGATGCGCTGGGTCGCCAAGAACGTCGTCGCGGCGGGCCTCGCCTCCCGCTGCGAGGTCCAGGTGGCGTACGCGATCGGCAAGGCCGAGCCCGTCGGTCTGTTCGTCGAGACCTTCGGCACCGCCAAGGTCGACACCGACCGGATCGAGAAGGCCATCGACGAGGTCTTCGACCTCCGCCCGGCCGCCATCATCCGCGACCTCGACCTGCTGCGCCCGATCTACGGCCAGACCGCCGCGTACGGTCACTTCGGCCGCGAGCTGCCCGATTTCACCTGGGAGCGCACGGACCGCGTCGAGGAGCTGCGCAAGGCCGCGGGCCTCTGA
- a CDS encoding primosomal protein N', with amino-acid sequence MSSEDGTRGGGAAGDGEPEQLALVREAVRKAKVPRAKPRTWRGAALAKELPVARVLVDKGVLHLDRYFDYAVPEELDAVAQPGVRVRVRFGAGGRNVREGRREGGSLIDGFLVERVAESDYSGPLAALAQVVSPEPVLGPELLGLARAVADRYAGSLADVLQLAVPPRHGRAEAAQTGEPAPPPVAPEPRSWLRYGRGEEFLRALAAGGTPRAVWTALPGPEWAEEIARAVQATLASGRGAIVVVPAGRPAARVDEALGQLLGEGRHALLTADAGQEKRYREWLAVRRGAVRAVVGTRAAMFAPVRDLGLVVVWDDGDASHSDDNAPFPHVREVLELRASRDKCGFLLGGWTCTVEAAQLVESGWAAPIVAGREQVRAAAPLVRTVGDADLARDEAARAARLPSLAWQVARDGLRDGPVLVQVPRRGYVPRMACARCREPARCRHCAGPLEARDGTGALRCGWCGREEGGWHCPECGGHRLRAQVVGARRTAEELGRAFPAVPVRTSGREQVLDTVPGTPALVVSTPGAEPVAEGGYAAALLLDGWAMLGRPDLRAGEDALRRWIGAAALVRSQGAGGTVVVVAEPTLRPVQALVRWDPVGHAVRELAERAELGFPPVSRMAAVSGPAEAVVDFLAAVELPPDAEVLGPVPVAGPTVPGSGAGPAAGGGRTRRPAAPVTAEQWERALIRVPPGSGAALAGALKRAQAARMARGVPEGARVRIRMDPSDIG; translated from the coding sequence GTGAGCAGCGAGGATGGGACGAGGGGCGGGGGCGCGGCGGGGGACGGGGAGCCGGAGCAGCTGGCTCTTGTTCGCGAGGCTGTGCGGAAGGCCAAGGTGCCGCGGGCGAAGCCGCGGACCTGGCGGGGGGCGGCGCTGGCCAAGGAGCTGCCGGTCGCTCGGGTGCTCGTCGACAAGGGTGTGCTGCATCTCGACCGGTACTTCGACTACGCGGTGCCCGAGGAGTTGGACGCGGTCGCCCAGCCGGGGGTGCGGGTGCGGGTGCGGTTCGGTGCCGGGGGGCGGAACGTTCGTGAGGGACGGCGCGAGGGCGGCTCGCTGATCGACGGGTTCCTCGTCGAGCGGGTCGCCGAGTCGGACTACTCCGGGCCCCTGGCCGCGCTCGCGCAGGTCGTCTCCCCGGAACCGGTGCTGGGGCCCGAGCTGTTGGGGCTGGCGCGGGCCGTGGCGGACCGGTACGCGGGGAGCCTCGCCGATGTGCTGCAGTTGGCGGTTCCGCCCCGGCACGGCCGGGCGGAGGCGGCCCAGACGGGTGAGCCCGCGCCCCCGCCCGTCGCGCCCGAGCCGCGGTCGTGGCTGCGGTACGGGCGCGGGGAGGAGTTTCTGCGGGCGCTGGCCGCCGGGGGCACGCCTCGGGCCGTGTGGACCGCGTTGCCGGGGCCGGAGTGGGCCGAGGAGATCGCACGGGCCGTGCAGGCGACGCTGGCGTCGGGGCGCGGGGCGATCGTCGTCGTACCGGCCGGGCGGCCCGCCGCGCGGGTCGACGAGGCGCTCGGGCAGCTGCTGGGGGAGGGGCGGCATGCGCTGCTGACCGCCGACGCGGGGCAGGAGAAGCGGTACCGGGAGTGGCTGGCCGTGCGGCGGGGGGCCGTACGGGCCGTGGTGGGGACCCGGGCGGCCATGTTCGCGCCGGTCCGGGATCTCGGGTTGGTCGTCGTCTGGGACGACGGCGACGCGAGTCACAGTGACGACAACGCCCCCTTTCCCCATGTGCGTGAGGTGCTGGAGCTACGGGCCTCCCGGGACAAGTGCGGCTTCCTGCTGGGGGGTTGGACCTGCACGGTCGAGGCCGCCCAGCTCGTCGAGAGTGGCTGGGCCGCGCCGATCGTGGCCGGCCGGGAACAGGTACGGGCCGCCGCGCCGCTGGTGCGGACGGTGGGGGACGCGGACCTCGCGCGGGACGAGGCGGCGCGGGCGGCGCGGCTGCCGAGTCTCGCCTGGCAGGTCGCGCGAGACGGGTTGCGGGACGGGCCCGTGCTCGTGCAGGTGCCCCGGCGCGGGTACGTGCCGCGGATGGCCTGCGCGCGGTGCCGTGAACCCGCGCGGTGCCGGCACTGTGCGGGACCGCTGGAGGCGCGCGACGGCACCGGAGCGCTGCGGTGCGGATGGTGCGGGCGTGAGGAGGGCGGCTGGCACTGCCCCGAGTGCGGGGGCCACCGGCTGCGGGCACAGGTCGTGGGGGCGCGGCGGACCGCCGAGGAACTGGGGAGGGCCTTTCCCGCCGTGCCCGTGCGGACCTCCGGCCGGGAGCAGGTGCTCGACACCGTGCCGGGCACGCCCGCGCTGGTCGTGAGTACGCCCGGGGCCGAACCGGTCGCGGAGGGCGGGTACGCGGCGGCCCTGTTGCTCGACGGCTGGGCCATGCTCGGGCGGCCCGACCTGCGGGCCGGGGAGGACGCGCTGCGGCGGTGGATCGGCGCCGCGGCGCTGGTGCGCAGCCAGGGGGCCGGCGGCACGGTCGTCGTGGTCGCCGAGCCGACCCTACGGCCCGTGCAGGCGCTCGTGCGGTGGGATCCCGTGGGGCACGCGGTGCGGGAACTCGCCGAACGGGCCGAGTTGGGCTTTCCCCCGGTGTCGCGGATGGCCGCCGTGTCGGGGCCGGCCGAGGCCGTGGTCGATTTCCTGGCCGCGGTCGAACTGCCGCCGGACGCCGAGGTGTTGGGGCCCGTGCCCGTGGCCGGGCCGACGGTCCCCGGTTCTGGTGCCGGTCCTGCGGCGGGTGGGGGAAGAACTCGGCGGCCCGCGGCGCCGGTGACGGCGGAGCAGTGGGAGCGTGCGCTGATCCGGGTGCCGCCGGGCAGTGGGGCGGCGCTGGCCGGTGCGCTGAAGAGGGCGCAGGCGGCGCGGATGGCACGCGGGGTGCCTGAAGGGGCTCGCGTGCGGATCCGGATGGATCCTTCGGACATCGGGTGA
- the fmt gene encoding methionyl-tRNA formyltransferase produces the protein MKLVFAGTPEVAVPALDALIASGRHEVAAVVTRPDAPAGRGRHLVASPVAQRAEEAGIEVLKPHRPRDEAFLERLREIAPDCCPVVAYGALLPRVALDVPVHGWVNLHFSLLPAWRGAAPVQHSIMAGDEITGASTFLIEEGLDSGPVYGTVTEEIRPTDTSGDLLTRLAFAGSGLLAATMDGIEDGTLKAVPQPVDGITLAPKITVEDARIDWATPALRVDRVVRGCTPAPGAWTTFRGERLKLVQVVPVPERTELAPRALEAGKNHVYVGTGSYAVELLWVQAQGKKPMRAADWARGVRIESGESVGD, from the coding sequence ATGAAGCTTGTCTTCGCCGGTACCCCAGAGGTCGCTGTTCCCGCGTTGGACGCGTTGATCGCGTCGGGGAGGCATGAGGTGGCCGCGGTCGTGACGCGGCCGGACGCGCCGGCGGGGCGGGGGCGGCACCTGGTCGCGAGCCCGGTGGCGCAGCGGGCGGAGGAGGCCGGCATCGAGGTGCTGAAGCCCCACCGGCCCCGGGACGAGGCGTTTCTCGAGCGGCTCCGGGAGATCGCGCCCGACTGCTGTCCCGTCGTCGCCTACGGGGCCCTGCTGCCCCGGGTCGCCCTCGACGTGCCCGTCCACGGCTGGGTCAACCTGCACTTCTCCCTGCTGCCCGCCTGGCGGGGCGCCGCTCCGGTGCAGCACTCGATCATGGCCGGGGACGAGATCACGGGAGCGTCCACCTTCCTCATCGAGGAGGGGCTCGACTCCGGGCCGGTGTACGGGACGGTCACCGAGGAGATCCGGCCGACCGACACCAGCGGGGATCTGCTGACCCGGCTCGCCTTCGCCGGCTCCGGGCTGCTCGCCGCCACGATGGACGGGATCGAGGACGGGACCCTGAAGGCCGTGCCCCAGCCCGTCGACGGGATCACGCTCGCGCCGAAGATCACCGTGGAGGACGCCCGGATCGACTGGGCCACGCCCGCGCTGCGCGTCGACCGGGTCGTGCGCGGCTGCACGCCCGCGCCGGGCGCGTGGACGACGTTCCGTGGGGAGCGGCTGAAGCTCGTCCAGGTCGTGCCGGTGCCCGAGCGGACCGAACTGGCGCCGCGCGCGCTCGAAGCCGGCAAGAACCACGTGTACGTCGGGACCGGGTCGTACGCCGTGGAACTGCTCTGGGTCCAGGCACAGGGCAAGAAGCCGATGCGGGCCGCCGACTGGGCGCGCGGGGTGCGGATCGAGTCCGGCGAGTCGGTCGGAGACTGA
- a CDS encoding RsmB/NOP family class I SAM-dependent RNA methyltransferase encodes MSEQSRPRKPGKPYRRPQKDPVRMLAFEALRAVDERDAYANLVLPPLLRRAREKEGPDKFDGRDAALATELVYGTLRRQGTYDAVIAECVDRPLREVDPPVLDVLSLGVHQLLGTRIPTHAAVSASVDLARVVLGDGRAKFVNAVLRKVARHDLDGWLERVAPPYEDDPEDHLAVVHSHPRWVVSALWDSLGGGRAGIEDLLEADNERPEVTLVARPGRSTAEELLREEAAVAGRWSPYAVRLSEGGEPGAVDAVREGRAGVQDEGSQLVALALAHALLEGPDKAWLDGCAGPGGKAALLAALAAERGAVLLASEKQPHRAGLVAKALDGNPGPYQVITADGTRPPWRPGTFDRVLMDVPCTGLGALRRRPEARWRRRPEDLDGFGPLQRALLRTALESVRVGGVVGYATCSPHLAETRAVVDDVLKQYGGAAELIDARPLLEGVPALGEGPDVQLWPHLHGTDAMYLALIRRVA; translated from the coding sequence GTGAGTGAGCAGTCCCGTCCGCGTAAGCCGGGCAAACCGTACCGCCGTCCCCAGAAGGACCCCGTCCGTATGCTCGCCTTCGAGGCGCTCCGGGCCGTGGACGAACGGGACGCGTACGCGAACCTCGTTCTGCCGCCGCTGCTGCGCCGGGCGCGGGAGAAGGAGGGGCCCGACAAGTTCGACGGGCGGGACGCGGCGCTGGCGACCGAGCTGGTGTACGGGACGCTGCGGCGGCAGGGGACGTACGACGCGGTCATCGCGGAGTGCGTGGACCGGCCGTTGCGCGAGGTCGACCCGCCGGTGCTCGATGTGCTGAGCCTCGGTGTGCACCAGTTGCTGGGCACGCGGATCCCGACGCACGCCGCCGTGTCCGCCTCCGTCGACCTCGCGCGCGTCGTGCTCGGCGACGGGCGGGCCAAGTTCGTGAACGCCGTGCTGCGCAAGGTCGCGCGGCACGACCTCGACGGCTGGCTGGAGCGGGTCGCGCCGCCCTACGAGGACGACCCGGAGGACCATCTCGCGGTCGTGCACTCGCATCCCCGCTGGGTCGTCTCCGCACTGTGGGACTCCCTCGGTGGCGGGCGCGCCGGGATCGAGGATCTGTTGGAGGCCGACAACGAGCGGCCCGAGGTCACCCTGGTCGCCCGGCCCGGACGATCCACCGCCGAGGAACTCCTTCGGGAGGAGGCCGCGGTGGCGGGGCGCTGGTCGCCGTACGCCGTGCGGCTCTCCGAGGGCGGGGAGCCGGGTGCCGTGGACGCCGTACGGGAAGGACGCGCGGGGGTGCAGGACGAGGGCAGCCAGCTGGTGGCCCTCGCCCTCGCCCACGCCCTGCTGGAGGGTCCCGACAAGGCGTGGCTCGACGGGTGCGCCGGGCCCGGCGGCAAGGCCGCCCTGCTCGCCGCCCTCGCCGCCGAGCGCGGGGCCGTGCTGCTCGCCTCCGAGAAGCAGCCGCACCGGGCCGGGCTCGTCGCCAAGGCGCTCGACGGCAATCCGGGGCCCTACCAGGTCATCACTGCCGACGGGACCCGCCCGCCCTGGCGGCCGGGGACGTTCGACCGGGTGCTGATGGACGTGCCCTGTACGGGGCTGGGTGCCCTGCGGCGGCGCCCCGAGGCCCGCTGGCGGCGGCGGCCCGAGGACCTGGACGGGTTCGGCCCGCTCCAGCGGGCCCTGCTGCGGACCGCGCTGGAGTCCGTGCGGGTCGGGGGAGTCGTCGGCTACGCCACCTGCTCGCCCCATCTCGCCGAGACCCGCGCGGTCGTCGACGACGTGCTGAAGCAGTACGGCGGCGCGGCCGAGCTGATCGACGCGCGGCCCCTGCTGGAGGGCGTACCGGCGCTGGGCGAGGGGCCCGACGTCCAGCTGTGGCCGCATCTGCACGGGACGGACGCCATGTATCTGGCCCTCATCCGCCGGGTCGCCTGA
- a CDS encoding MMPL family transporter: protein MTGKRGIGHLVCGRRAKWVVLGLWLVVLFVVAPFATKLTDAQDNDAASWLPGSAESTQVLEISEGFRPEQIPAVVVYARESGLTAEDRATIEADVRELKQLTDHKIIGEQTRGPVYDRAVDPRAAQVYVPITMDEKGWERIAPAVDSIRDDVGEGGDGLAVHITGPGGTSADFSEAFEGIDSTLLLSAMAVVIVMLLLTYRSPTLILVPLLAVIAALFTAQALIYLLAEHGGLTVNGQSAGILTVLVFGAGTDYALLLVARYREELRRHEDRHEAMALALHRAGPAVLASGATVVLSMLVLLAAEMNSTSGLGPVAAIGVAIALVAMMTLFPALLVIFGRWIFWPVIPHLGSADPTERGVWARMGNRFSRRPRTVWVATAAALALCSLGLIQLRAEGISNADAFTGKPDSIVGQEVSARYFPAGSGDPLVIISNQEQAREVGRVVADTEGVVPDSLGLPPGTKPAHEGRVLFEATMSDPADSEAAKQTVERVRDAVHAVPDADAQVGGGTAALLDMDEATTHDNILIIPLVLLVVLLILCALLRALIAPLLLIGTVILSFAAALGISALAFRHLFDYAGESTDFPLFVFVFLVALGIDYNIFLTTRIREEATHQGTRKAVVTGLATTGAVITSAGLVLAGTFAALATLPMVAFAEIGFAVALGVLLDTFVVRSVLVTALFLDIGPKVWWPHRLAREDGGTPPPPPRQPAGRAAGPDG from the coding sequence ATGACAGGCAAGCGGGGCATCGGGCATCTCGTCTGCGGGCGGCGCGCCAAGTGGGTCGTGCTGGGTCTGTGGCTGGTGGTGCTGTTCGTGGTGGCGCCGTTCGCCACGAAGCTCACCGACGCACAGGACAACGACGCCGCCTCGTGGCTGCCGGGCTCGGCGGAATCCACCCAGGTCCTGGAGATCTCCGAGGGCTTCCGGCCCGAGCAGATCCCGGCCGTGGTCGTCTACGCCCGGGAGAGCGGTCTGACCGCCGAGGACCGGGCGACGATCGAGGCGGACGTACGGGAGCTCAAACAGCTGACCGACCACAAGATCATCGGTGAGCAGACCCGTGGCCCCGTCTACGACCGCGCCGTCGACCCGAGGGCCGCCCAGGTCTACGTGCCGATCACGATGGACGAGAAGGGCTGGGAGCGGATCGCACCCGCAGTGGACTCGATCCGGGATGACGTGGGTGAGGGCGGCGACGGGCTCGCCGTGCACATCACGGGTCCGGGCGGTACGTCAGCCGACTTCTCCGAGGCGTTCGAGGGCATCGACTCCACGCTGCTGCTGTCGGCGATGGCCGTCGTGATCGTGATGCTCCTGCTCACCTACCGCAGTCCGACCCTCATCCTGGTGCCGCTCCTCGCGGTCATCGCCGCCCTGTTCACGGCCCAGGCCCTGATCTATCTGCTCGCCGAACACGGCGGCTTGACCGTGAACGGCCAGAGCGCGGGCATCCTCACCGTCCTCGTGTTCGGCGCGGGCACCGACTACGCCCTGCTGCTCGTGGCCCGCTACCGCGAGGAGCTGCGCCGTCACGAGGACCGCCATGAGGCGATGGCCCTCGCCCTGCACCGGGCGGGCCCGGCCGTGCTGGCGTCCGGCGCGACGGTCGTGCTGAGCATGCTGGTGCTGCTGGCCGCCGAGATGAACTCCACGAGCGGCCTGGGCCCGGTGGCGGCCATCGGTGTCGCGATCGCGCTGGTCGCGATGATGACGCTGTTCCCCGCCCTGCTGGTGATCTTCGGCCGCTGGATCTTCTGGCCGGTGATCCCGCACCTCGGCAGCGCCGACCCGACCGAGCGTGGTGTGTGGGCCCGGATGGGCAACCGTTTCTCCCGCCGCCCCCGCACGGTCTGGGTGGCGACGGCGGCCGCCCTCGCGCTGTGCTCGCTCGGCCTGATCCAACTGCGCGCGGAGGGCATCAGCAACGCCGACGCCTTCACCGGCAAACCGGACTCGATCGTCGGCCAGGAGGTCTCCGCACGCTACTTCCCGGCGGGCAGCGGTGATCCCCTCGTGATCATCAGCAACCAGGAGCAGGCCCGGGAGGTGGGTCGGGTCGTCGCCGACACGGAAGGGGTCGTGCCGGACTCGCTCGGCCTGCCGCCCGGCACGAAACCCGCCCACGAGGGCCGGGTCCTCTTCGAGGCGACCATGTCCGACCCGGCCGACAGCGAGGCGGCGAAGCAGACCGTGGAGCGGGTCCGGGACGCCGTGCACGCGGTGCCGGACGCCGACGCCCAGGTGGGCGGCGGTACGGCGGCCCTGCTGGACATGGACGAGGCGACCACCCATGACAACATCCTGATCATCCCGCTGGTGCTGCTCGTGGTCCTGCTGATCCTCTGTGCCCTGCTCCGCGCCCTGATCGCCCCGCTCCTGCTGATCGGGACGGTGATCCTGTCCTTCGCCGCCGCGCTGGGCATCAGCGCGCTCGCGTTCAGACACCTCTTCGACTACGCGGGCGAGTCGACCGACTTCCCGCTGTTCGTCTTCGTGTTCCTGGTCGCCCTGGGCATCGACTACAACATCTTCCTGACCACCCGCATCCGCGAGGAGGCCACCCACCAGGGCACCCGTAAGGCCGTGGTGACGGGTCTCGCGACGACCGGCGCGGTGATCACCTCAGCCGGCCTGGTCCTCGCCGGCACCTTCGCCGCCCTCGCCACGCTCCCCATGGTCGCCTTCGCCGAGATCGGCTTCGCGGTCGCCCTGGGCGTGCTCCTGGACACCTTCGTCGTCCGCTCCGTGCTGGTCACGGCCCTGTTCCTGGACATCGGCCCGAAGGTGTGGTGGCCCCACCGACTGGCCCGGGAGGACGGCGGCACACCGCCGCCGCCACCGAGGCAACCGGCGGGCCGCGCCGCGGGGCCGGACGGCTGA